The sequence AGCAGCGAGGCGCGGATGAGCTTCACGCCGCACTGCGTGTCGTAGAAGCGCAGGCGGAAGTTGGAGTCCGTCAGCGTGGCGAAGACGCGCCCCTGCAGGTGGCGGTGGAGGTTGCGCACCACGCGGCGGCCGGCCATGAGGATGCGCGAGCCGGCAATCACATCCGTGTCGCGGCCGGCGGAGGAGGCGGACAGCTCCACGAGGCGGTGCAGTTCCTCCGCGCTGATGGCGCCGTCCGCGTCCACGAAGGCGAGCCACGTGGAGTGCGGGGACGCGCCGCGCCAGCCCAGCCGGATGGCCGAGCCCTTGCCCTGGTTGCGGGGGGCGGCCACGTAGGTGAAACGGTGGGTGGAGTGCTTCGCGGTGAGGCGGGACTGGGCGTCCTCGACACAGGCCCGCTGGAGCGTGGCGTGGTCGGGACGGCTGCCGTCGTCGACGACGATGAACTGCACAGGTGGGGCGGGGCGCTCCAGGAAGACGCGCGTGAGCTCTCCCACGAAGCGTGGCAGGCGCTGGCCCTCGTTG comes from Pyxidicoccus parkwaysis and encodes:
- a CDS encoding glycosyltransferase translates to MDEPFISVVIPAYNEGQRLPRFVGELTRVFLERPAPPVQFIVVDDGSRPDHATLQRACVEDAQSRLTAKHSTHRFTYVAAPRNQGKGSAIRLGWRGASPHSTWLAFVDADGAISAEELHRLVELSASSAGRDTDVIAGSRILMAGRRVVRNLHRHLQGRVFATLTDSNFRLRFYDTQCGVKLIRASLLRPLLDVLREERWLLDIELLALLKRQGARAIEVPIDWEDFGGSKVVPGLDGLRMFWGLLRLRKRLERLSLPAPAPGSEQEALPASVTGSGTR